Proteins encoded by one window of Azoarcus sp. PA01:
- a CDS encoding PrkA family serine protein kinase, which produces MTIFNAYQARFEAAREEEMSIQEYLELCKSDRSAYATSAERMLMAIGEPELVDTRVDPRLSRIFSNKMLKLYPAFRDFYGMEEVIEHIVSYFRHAAQGLEEKKQILYLLGPVGGGKSSLAEKLKSLIEKVPFYAIKGSPVHESPLGLFDLNEDGRLLEDDFGIPSRYVNTIMSPWAVKRLHEFGGDITRFRVVKLRPSVLKQIAVAKTEPGDENNQDISSLVGKIDIRKLEEYSQDDPDAYSYSGGLCLANRGLLEFVEMFKAPIKVLHPLLTATQEGNYKGTEGFGAIPFDGIVMAHSNESEWVAFKNNRNNEAFLDRIYTVKVPYCLRVSDEIHIYEKLLTESSLADAPCAPDTLRMMAQFATLSRLKEPENSSIYSKMRVYDGENLKDTDPKAKSYQEYRDYAGVDEGMTGLSTRFAFKALSKVFNFDHREVAANPVHLMYVLEQQIEQEQYPPEVEARYMGFIKEFLAPRYAEFIGKEIQTAYLESYSEYGQNIFDRYVTYADFWIQDQEFRDPNTGEILDRSALNDELEKIEKPAGISNPKDFRNEVVNFVLRARAKNDGKNPSWTSYEKLRAVIEKKMFSNTEELLPVISFNAKASGDEQKKHQDFVNRMIEKGYTEKQVRLLCEWYLRVRKSS; this is translated from the coding sequence ATGACCATCTTCAATGCCTACCAGGCGCGATTCGAGGCAGCCCGCGAAGAAGAGATGTCGATCCAGGAGTATCTCGAGCTGTGCAAGTCGGACCGCTCGGCATATGCCACCTCCGCGGAACGGATGCTGATGGCCATCGGGGAACCCGAACTGGTGGACACCCGCGTCGATCCGCGACTGTCGCGCATCTTTTCCAACAAGATGCTCAAGCTGTACCCGGCCTTCCGTGACTTTTACGGCATGGAAGAGGTCATCGAGCATATCGTTTCCTACTTCCGCCATGCGGCGCAGGGTCTGGAAGAGAAGAAGCAGATCCTTTACCTGCTCGGCCCGGTCGGCGGCGGCAAGTCGTCGCTTGCCGAAAAACTGAAGTCGCTGATCGAGAAAGTGCCGTTCTACGCGATCAAGGGCTCGCCGGTGCACGAGTCGCCGCTCGGCCTGTTCGACCTGAACGAGGACGGCCGCCTGCTCGAAGACGACTTCGGCATCCCGAGCCGCTATGTGAATACGATCATGAGTCCGTGGGCCGTGAAGCGTCTGCACGAGTTCGGTGGCGACATCACCCGTTTTCGCGTCGTCAAGCTGCGCCCGTCGGTCCTCAAACAGATCGCGGTCGCGAAGACCGAACCCGGCGACGAGAACAATCAGGACATTTCTTCACTCGTCGGAAAAATCGACATTCGCAAGCTCGAGGAATATTCGCAGGACGACCCGGACGCGTACAGTTATTCGGGTGGCCTGTGCCTCGCCAACCGCGGCCTGCTCGAATTCGTCGAGATGTTCAAGGCGCCGATCAAGGTGCTGCATCCGCTCTTGACCGCGACGCAGGAAGGCAACTACAAGGGCACCGAAGGCTTCGGGGCGATCCCGTTCGACGGCATCGTGATGGCGCACTCAAATGAATCGGAGTGGGTCGCGTTCAAGAACAACCGCAACAACGAAGCGTTCCTCGACCGCATCTACACGGTGAAAGTGCCGTACTGCCTGCGCGTGTCGGACGAGATACACATCTACGAGAAGCTGCTGACCGAGAGTTCGCTCGCAGACGCGCCATGCGCGCCCGACACGCTGCGGATGATGGCGCAGTTCGCGACGCTGTCGCGGCTCAAGGAGCCCGAGAACTCGAGCATCTATTCGAAGATGCGGGTGTACGATGGCGAGAACCTCAAGGACACCGACCCGAAGGCGAAGAGCTACCAGGAATACCGCGACTACGCCGGCGTGGACGAGGGAATGACGGGATTGTCCACACGGTTCGCGTTCAAGGCGCTGTCGAAGGTGTTCAACTTCGACCACCGCGAAGTCGCCGCCAACCCGGTGCACCTGATGTATGTACTGGAACAGCAGATCGAACAGGAGCAGTACCCGCCCGAAGTCGAAGCCCGCTACATGGGCTTCATCAAGGAGTTCCTCGCCCCGCGCTACGCCGAGTTCATCGGCAAGGAGATCCAGACCGCCTATCTCGAGAGCTATTCCGAGTACGGCCAGAACATCTTCGACCGCTACGTGACCTACGCCGACTTCTGGATCCAGGACCAGGAATTCCGCGATCCGAATACCGGCGAGATCCTCGACCGTTCGGCGCTCAACGACGAGCTCGAGAAGATCGAGAAGCCGGCCGGCATTAGCAATCCGAAGGATTTCCGCAACGAGGTGGTCAACTTCGTGCTGCGTGCGCGGGCCAAGAACGACGGCAAGAATCCGAGCTGGACGAGCTACGAGAAGCTGCGCGCGGTCATCGAGAAGAAGATGTTCTCGAATACCGAGGAACTGCTGCCGGTCATCAGCTTCAACGCGAAGGCGAGCGGCGACGAGCAGAAGAAGCACCAGGACTTCGTCAACCGGATGATCGAAAAAGGCTATACCGAGAAGCAGGTTCGGCTGCTGTGCGAGTGGTATCTGCGGGTCCGCAAGTCGTCGTAA
- a CDS encoding YeaH/YhbH family protein translates to MTRIIDRRFDSKKKSAVNRQRFMRRFKQQIRRAVSDAIQDRSIRDLDNGEQISIPSKDLSEPQFQHGRGGVWEQVFSGNDQFSSGDLINRPPSGGGGGRGQGKASNEGEGEDDFVFHLSREEFLDIFFDDLALPNLIRTQLAKITDYKTQRAGFTADGTPANINIIRSMRGALGRRLALGSPFTVRLRELQKELDDVTEACGEDSPEAIALREEIARVRAKIEAIPFIDSFDLRYNNRIKVPKPTTQAVMFCVMDVSGSMDEEKKATAKRFFMLLYLFLNRTYEHIEVVFIRHHTIAKEVDEDEFFHSRESGGTVVSSALKLMHEVIASRYARGNWNIYGAQASDGDNWDNDSPICRELLDAQILPYCQYFAYIEITPGEPQNLWREYEKLMGAHKNFAMQRIEAPADIYPVFRELFKKTLV, encoded by the coding sequence ATGACCCGCATCATCGATCGACGGTTTGACAGCAAGAAGAAAAGCGCGGTCAATCGCCAGCGCTTCATGCGTCGCTTCAAGCAGCAGATTCGCCGCGCGGTCAGCGATGCGATCCAGGATCGTTCGATCCGCGATCTCGACAACGGCGAACAGATATCGATCCCGTCGAAGGATCTGAGCGAACCGCAATTCCAGCACGGTCGCGGCGGCGTATGGGAGCAGGTCTTTTCGGGTAACGACCAGTTCTCGAGCGGCGACCTGATCAACCGTCCGCCCTCGGGCGGCGGCGGAGGTCGCGGCCAGGGCAAGGCCAGCAACGAGGGCGAAGGCGAGGACGACTTCGTCTTCCACCTGTCGCGCGAGGAGTTCCTCGACATTTTTTTCGACGACCTCGCGTTGCCGAACCTGATCCGCACGCAGCTTGCGAAGATCACCGACTACAAGACCCAGCGGGCCGGCTTCACCGCCGACGGGACGCCGGCGAACATCAACATCATCCGCTCGATGCGCGGCGCGCTCGGGCGCCGGCTGGCGCTCGGCTCGCCGTTCACGGTGCGACTGCGGGAGCTGCAGAAAGAACTCGACGACGTCACCGAAGCCTGCGGCGAAGACAGCCCGGAAGCGATCGCGCTGCGGGAGGAAATCGCGCGGGTGCGGGCGAAGATCGAGGCGATTCCGTTCATCGACAGCTTCGACCTGCGCTACAACAACCGCATCAAGGTGCCGAAGCCGACGACGCAGGCGGTGATGTTCTGCGTGATGGATGTCTCCGGATCGATGGACGAAGAGAAGAAAGCGACCGCAAAGCGCTTCTTCATGCTGCTCTATCTGTTCCTCAATCGCACCTACGAGCACATCGAGGTGGTGTTCATCCGCCACCACACGATCGCGAAGGAAGTCGACGAGGATGAGTTCTTTCACTCGCGCGAGTCGGGCGGCACGGTCGTGTCGAGCGCACTCAAGCTGATGCACGAAGTCATCGCCTCGCGGTATGCGCGCGGCAACTGGAACATCTACGGCGCCCAGGCTTCCGACGGGGACAACTGGGACAACGATTCGCCGATCTGCCGCGAACTGCTCGATGCCCAAATCCTGCCGTACTGCCAGTACTTCGCGTACATCGAGATCACGCCCGGCGAACCCCAGAATCTCTGGCGCGAATACGAGAAGCTGATGGGGGCACACAAGAACTTCGCCATGCAGAGAATCGAAGCGCCGGCCGATATCTATCCGGTATTCCGCGAACTGTTCAAGAAGACGCTCGTATGA
- a CDS encoding SpoVR family protein: MKRAAVKKLQQLTATSEWTFEAIDTYHTEIARVAGEFGLDVYPPQIELITAEQMMDAYASVGMPVNYHHWSFGKHFLTTEKGYRRGQMGLAYEIVINSNPCIAYLMEENTLTMQALVIAHAAYGHNSFFKGNYLFRTWTNADAIVDYLIFARHYIAECEERHGEEEVELLLDSCHALMNLGVDRYKRPPKLSLAKEKLRQSERTEYLQSQVNELWRTLPLHDAKPGRASRPRFPPEPEENLLYFVEKHAPLLEPWQREIVRIVRKIAQYFFPQRQTQVMNEGWACFWHYTLLNRLYDEGLLADSFMLEFLQSHTNVVYQPAYNERWYNGINPYALGFMMWQDIRRICESPTEEDRAWFPDIAGSDWHETFDFAMKNFKDESFVAQYLSPKVIRDLRLFAILDDEHESKLRVSAIHDDRGYRRVREILSDQYNLGSREPNIQVWNVDLRGDRSLTLRHQEYRRRPLGGTLDEVMKHMARLWGFTVRLETQHEDGTVELVQETRIEKRRGHPDN, translated from the coding sequence ATGAAACGTGCCGCCGTGAAAAAACTCCAGCAGCTGACCGCGACGTCGGAATGGACGTTCGAGGCGATCGACACCTACCACACTGAAATCGCACGGGTCGCCGGCGAATTCGGCCTCGACGTCTATCCGCCGCAGATCGAGCTGATCACCGCCGAGCAGATGATGGACGCCTATGCGTCGGTGGGCATGCCGGTGAACTATCACCACTGGTCGTTCGGCAAGCACTTCCTGACGACGGAGAAAGGCTATCGGCGCGGCCAGATGGGGCTCGCCTACGAGATCGTCATCAACTCCAACCCCTGCATCGCGTACCTCATGGAGGAAAACACGCTGACGATGCAGGCGCTGGTGATCGCCCACGCGGCTTACGGCCACAACAGCTTCTTCAAGGGCAATTACCTCTTCCGCACCTGGACCAACGCCGACGCGATCGTCGACTACCTGATCTTCGCGCGGCACTACATTGCCGAATGCGAGGAGCGCCACGGCGAGGAAGAAGTCGAGTTGCTGCTCGATTCGTGCCACGCGCTGATGAACCTGGGGGTGGACCGCTACAAGCGCCCGCCGAAGCTCTCGCTGGCGAAGGAGAAGCTGCGCCAAAGCGAACGCACCGAATATCTGCAGAGCCAGGTGAACGAATTGTGGCGGACGTTGCCGCTTCATGACGCCAAGCCCGGCCGGGCCTCGCGGCCCCGCTTCCCGCCCGAACCCGAGGAGAACCTGCTGTATTTCGTCGAGAAGCATGCGCCGCTCCTCGAACCGTGGCAGCGCGAGATCGTGCGCATCGTGCGCAAGATCGCGCAGTACTTCTTTCCTCAACGCCAGACGCAGGTGATGAACGAAGGCTGGGCGTGCTTCTGGCACTACACGCTCCTCAACCGGCTCTATGACGAGGGCTTGCTGGCCGACAGCTTCATGCTCGAATTCCTCCAGTCGCACACCAACGTCGTATATCAGCCCGCGTACAACGAGCGCTGGTACAACGGCATCAACCCTTACGCGCTCGGTTTCATGATGTGGCAGGACATCCGCCGCATCTGTGAATCGCCGACGGAGGAGGATCGAGCGTGGTTCCCGGACATCGCCGGCAGCGACTGGCACGAGACTTTCGATTTCGCGATGAAGAACTTCAAGGATGAGAGCTTCGTTGCCCAGTACCTGTCACCGAAAGTGATTCGCGATCTGCGGCTGTTTGCGATTCTCGACGACGAGCACGAGTCCAAGCTCAGGGTGTCCGCGATACACGACGACCGCGGTTACCGTCGCGTGCGCGAGATCCTGTCCGACCAGTACAACCTCGGCAGCCGCGAGCCGAACATCCAGGTCTGGAACGTCGATCTGCGCGGCGACCGCTCGCTGACGCTGCGCCATCAGGAATACCGGCGCCGGCCGCTTGGCGGCACGCTTGACGAAGTCATGAAGCACATGGCGCGGCTATGGGGGTTCACCGTGCGTCTCGAGACGCAGCACGAGGACGGTACTGTCGAACTGGTGCAGGAGACGAGAATCGAGAAGCGCCGCGGTCATCCGGACAACTGA
- a CDS encoding bifunctional ADP-dependent NAD(P)H-hydrate dehydratase/NAD(P)H-hydrate epimerase, whose translation MFQPPSPIYPVAGIRTIEARVAPLAQPSLMERAGRAAAEEAVRLTQDRAGQVLIVCGPGNNGGDGLVMARRLLQAGRPVTVAFAENPGTLPPDAAAAFTAWRAAGGETVSDFPGAPANGWALVVDALFGIGLRRPVEGRYARWIDTMNAQQAPRLAIDIPSGLDADTGAILGTVFQATATLTFIALKPGLLTLDGPDCAGAVHVHRLDIDPAAWVSPPGFEIRPAMMREFLQPRRQNTHKGSYGDVGIIGGAPGMTGAALLAGRAALKLGSGRVYVGLVDDHALPVDHTQPELMLKRPEQVLEQASVLALGPGLGTSATALALLERAVRSDRPVLLDADALNLLAEAPPLKAQVAAREAPTLLTPHPGEAGRLLGIGTAAVQADRVAAALELSTRFHADVVIKGGGSVLATTTGQWFINTTGHPGMASAGMGDVLTGLIASLLAQGWPARSALLAAVHLHGAAADRLAREGIGPIGLTASEVSEAARGVFNGWIVKSVRGR comes from the coding sequence ATGTTCCAGCCGCCCAGTCCGATCTATCCGGTCGCCGGCATCCGTACCATCGAAGCACGCGTCGCACCGCTCGCCCAGCCGTCGCTGATGGAGCGGGCCGGCCGCGCCGCGGCGGAAGAAGCCGTGCGCCTGACGCAGGACCGCGCAGGACAGGTGCTTATCGTGTGCGGACCGGGCAACAACGGCGGCGACGGACTGGTCATGGCCCGCCGGCTCCTGCAGGCCGGGCGGCCGGTGACGGTGGCATTCGCCGAAAATCCAGGCACTCTGCCGCCCGATGCCGCGGCCGCCTTCACCGCGTGGCGCGCCGCGGGCGGCGAAACGGTTTCGGACTTTCCCGGCGCGCCGGCGAACGGCTGGGCGCTCGTCGTCGACGCGCTGTTCGGCATCGGGCTGCGCCGGCCGGTCGAAGGCCGCTACGCCCGCTGGATCGACACGATGAACGCGCAGCAGGCGCCGCGGCTCGCGATCGACATCCCGAGCGGCCTCGACGCCGACACCGGCGCAATCCTCGGGACGGTGTTCCAGGCCACCGCGACGCTGACTTTCATCGCACTCAAACCCGGGTTGCTGACGCTCGACGGGCCGGACTGCGCCGGCGCGGTGCACGTCCATCGACTCGACATCGACCCCGCTGCGTGGGTTTCGCCGCCGGGATTCGAGATCCGCCCTGCGATGATGCGCGAGTTCCTGCAGCCGCGACGGCAAAACACGCACAAAGGCAGCTACGGCGACGTCGGCATCATCGGCGGCGCACCGGGGATGACCGGCGCAGCGCTGCTCGCGGGCCGCGCGGCGCTGAAACTCGGGAGCGGCCGCGTGTATGTCGGGCTCGTCGACGATCACGCGCTTCCAGTCGACCACACTCAGCCCGAACTGATGCTGAAGCGGCCGGAACAGGTTCTCGAACAGGCCAGCGTCCTCGCGCTCGGGCCCGGCCTGGGTACGAGCGCGACCGCGCTGGCGCTGCTCGAGCGTGCGGTCCGCTCCGATCGCCCCGTGCTGCTTGACGCCGACGCGCTCAACCTGCTGGCCGAGGCGCCACCCCTGAAAGCGCAGGTCGCCGCTCGCGAAGCGCCAACCCTGCTTACCCCCCACCCGGGCGAAGCCGGTCGCCTTCTCGGCATCGGCACCGCTGCCGTGCAAGCTGACCGCGTTGCCGCGGCGCTCGAACTGTCGACGCGCTTTCACGCCGACGTCGTAATCAAGGGAGGCGGCAGCGTGCTTGCGACGACGACAGGACAATGGTTCATCAACACCACCGGCCATCCCGGCATGGCGAGCGCGGGCATGGGAGACGTGCTGACCGGCCTGATCGCCAGCCTGCTCGCCCAGGGCTGGCCCGCCCGTTCGGCGCTGCTTGCGGCGGTGCATCTGCACGGTGCGGCTGCCGACCGCTTGGCCCGCGAAGGCATCGGCCCGATCGGCCTGACGGCGAGCGAAGTCTCCGAAGCCGCGCGCGGCGTGTTCAACGGCTGGATCGTGAAGTCCGTCCGCGGGCGCTGA
- a CDS encoding DMT family transporter — protein MADTHPHALRSIVLLLGALFLFVLLDATAKRLAATYPVPMLVWSRYALHFLLMVVFLAPSMRLKLITTKRPGRQIVRATCLLAVTFFNIAALQVMPLAETTAIVFAAPLLVTLMAGPLLGERIGPLRWVAVVTGFVGVLLIARPGGALVAEGVALALGAAVSYAAYQILTRQLSPTETPVNMLFYTALVGTGVTSLALPWLWQGPMPGALDALLIASLGIYGGCGHFLLIRAFRDAPASMLSPILYVQLLWATLIGWFGFGQLPDGWGLVGIVTIGGAGVLIAVDGRRIAQRRHEALATAAGPAPGQTRFAPSKGRNR, from the coding sequence ATGGCCGACACTCACCCCCATGCGCTGCGCAGCATCGTGCTGCTCCTCGGCGCGCTGTTCCTGTTCGTGCTCCTCGACGCGACTGCCAAACGCCTCGCCGCGACCTATCCGGTCCCGATGCTGGTGTGGTCGCGCTACGCGCTGCATTTCCTGCTGATGGTGGTGTTCCTGGCGCCGTCGATGCGACTGAAGCTCATCACGACGAAGCGGCCGGGACGACAGATTGTTCGCGCCACCTGCCTGCTCGCCGTGACTTTTTTCAATATCGCCGCACTGCAGGTGATGCCGCTGGCCGAAACGACGGCGATCGTCTTCGCCGCGCCGCTGCTGGTCACGCTGATGGCCGGACCCCTGCTGGGCGAACGCATCGGCCCGTTGCGCTGGGTCGCCGTCGTCACCGGTTTCGTCGGCGTCCTGCTGATTGCGCGACCCGGCGGCGCGCTGGTGGCCGAAGGCGTCGCCCTCGCCCTCGGCGCGGCCGTGAGCTACGCGGCCTATCAGATTCTCACCCGCCAGCTTTCCCCGACCGAAACTCCGGTCAACATGCTGTTCTACACGGCGCTGGTCGGCACCGGCGTCACGAGCCTCGCGCTGCCGTGGTTGTGGCAGGGCCCGATGCCCGGAGCGCTCGATGCGCTGCTGATCGCATCGCTCGGCATCTACGGCGGCTGCGGGCATTTCCTGCTGATCCGCGCGTTCCGCGACGCCCCGGCTTCGATGCTGTCGCCGATCCTGTACGTGCAGTTGCTGTGGGCGACCCTGATCGGCTGGTTCGGCTTCGGCCAGTTGCCGGACGGTTGGGGACTGGTCGGCATCGTGACGATCGGCGGCGCAGGCGTGCTGATCGCCGTCGATGGCCGCCGTATCGCGCAGCGCCGGCACGAGGCGCTTGCGACGGCAGCCGGACCCGCACCGGGACAAACGAGATTCGCGCCATCGAAGGGACGGAACCGCTAG
- the nadC gene encoding carboxylating nicotinate-nucleotide diphosphorylase gives MNLSQQLRIEIQRNVAASLAEDVGTGDLTARLIPWETDARGRVITREAAVLCGTAWFDAAFEIMSPAAAVVWHVRDGDRIEPGQVLCEVVASARVLLTAERTALNFLQLLSATATTTRRFVDAIAGTRAKIVDTRKTLPGLRLAQKYAVTVGGGVNHRVGLYDGILVKENHIIAAGSIARVIEQAQAIAPSNVFIEIEVETLDELHEALDAGAKMILLDNMSLETMREAVRIADGRAELEASGGVNLEKVRAIAETGVDRISIGSLTKDVRAIDLSLRHVEE, from the coding sequence ATGAATCTGTCACAACAGCTACGCATCGAAATCCAGCGCAACGTCGCCGCCTCGCTGGCGGAAGACGTCGGCACGGGCGACCTTACCGCGCGCCTGATCCCGTGGGAAACCGACGCACGCGGTCGGGTCATCACGCGCGAAGCGGCAGTGCTGTGCGGCACCGCGTGGTTCGACGCCGCGTTCGAGATAATGAGCCCCGCTGCCGCGGTCGTCTGGCACGTCCGCGACGGCGACCGGATCGAACCGGGCCAGGTGCTGTGCGAAGTCGTCGCCAGCGCCCGCGTGCTGCTGACCGCCGAGCGCACCGCGCTGAATTTTCTGCAGTTGCTGTCAGCGACCGCGACCACGACCCGGCGTTTCGTCGACGCGATCGCCGGCACACGGGCGAAGATCGTCGACACCCGCAAGACGCTGCCCGGCCTGCGCCTCGCGCAGAAATACGCAGTGACGGTGGGCGGCGGCGTGAACCACCGCGTCGGACTCTACGACGGCATCCTCGTCAAGGAAAACCACATCATCGCCGCCGGCAGCATCGCCCGCGTCATCGAGCAGGCCCAGGCGATCGCGCCTTCGAACGTGTTCATCGAGATCGAGGTCGAGACGCTCGACGAGCTTCATGAAGCGCTCGACGCCGGCGCGAAGATGATCCTGCTCGACAACATGAGCCTCGAGACGATGCGCGAAGCGGTGCGCATCGCCGACGGGCGCGCCGAGCTCGAAGCATCGGGCGGAGTGAATCTGGAAAAAGTGCGCGCGATCGCCGAAACCGGCGTAGACCGTATTTCGATCGGCAGCCTGACGAAGGACGTCCGGGCGATCGACCTGTCGCTGCGCCACGTCGAGGAATGA
- the thrC gene encoding threonine synthase, translating to MKYLSTRGHAARPEFCDILLGGLAPDGGLYLPESYPRISRAELDAWRSLSYAELAFAILSKFITDIPAADLKTICDRTYTADVYRFARPGDDAAAITPVHWLEAGKLGLLELSNGPTLAFKDMAMQLLGNLFEYVLERRGETINILGATSGDTGSAAEYAMRGKHAVHVFMLSPHGKMSAFQRAQMYSLQDENIHNIAVTGMFDDAQDIVKAVSNDAAFKAKYKIGAVNSINWARVAAQIVYYFKGYFAATRSNDEQVAFCVPSGNFGNICAGHIARQMGLPVARLILATNENDVLDEFFRTGVYRPRKAAETHVTSSPSMDISKASNFERFVFDLVGRDPQRVAELWKAVDAGGAFDLSTSADFARIGDFAFVSGCSSHAARVATIRKVFEQYGTMIDTHTADGVKVAWDCAGSVPAGVPLLVLETALPAKFAETIREALGREPERPAELEGIENLPQRVELMAPDVEAVKRFIAERV from the coding sequence GTGAAGTATCTCTCCACTCGCGGCCACGCCGCGCGCCCCGAGTTTTGCGACATTCTGCTTGGCGGCCTTGCACCCGATGGCGGGCTGTACCTCCCCGAAAGCTATCCGCGGATCTCGCGCGCCGAGCTCGACGCGTGGCGCTCGCTGTCGTATGCGGAGCTCGCGTTCGCGATCCTGTCGAAGTTCATCACCGACATTCCCGCCGCCGACCTGAAGACAATCTGCGACCGCACCTACACTGCCGACGTCTATCGCTTCGCGCGCCCGGGTGACGATGCCGCCGCGATCACGCCGGTGCACTGGCTTGAAGCCGGCAAGCTCGGTCTGCTGGAACTGTCGAACGGCCCGACGCTCGCGTTCAAGGACATGGCGATGCAGCTGCTCGGCAACCTGTTCGAGTACGTCCTCGAGCGCCGCGGCGAGACCATCAACATCCTCGGCGCGACTTCCGGCGATACCGGCTCAGCGGCCGAATACGCGATGCGCGGCAAGCACGCCGTGCACGTCTTCATGCTGTCGCCGCATGGCAAGATGAGCGCTTTCCAGCGCGCGCAGATGTATTCGCTGCAGGACGAAAACATCCACAACATCGCCGTCACCGGCATGTTCGACGACGCGCAGGACATCGTCAAAGCGGTTTCGAACGACGCCGCGTTCAAGGCGAAATACAAGATCGGCGCGGTCAATTCGATCAACTGGGCGCGCGTGGCAGCACAGATCGTCTATTACTTCAAAGGCTATTTCGCGGCGACGCGGTCGAACGACGAACAGGTCGCGTTCTGCGTGCCGTCGGGCAATTTCGGCAACATCTGCGCCGGCCACATTGCCCGCCAGATGGGGCTGCCGGTCGCGCGGCTGATCCTCGCGACGAACGAAAACGACGTCCTCGACGAGTTCTTCCGCACCGGCGTCTATCGTCCGCGCAAGGCTGCCGAAACGCACGTCACGTCGAGCCCGTCGATGGACATTTCGAAGGCGTCGAATTTCGAGCGCTTCGTGTTCGACCTCGTCGGGCGCGACCCGCAGCGCGTCGCCGAACTGTGGAAAGCGGTGGATGCCGGCGGCGCTTTCGACCTGTCGACGTCCGCCGATTTCGCCCGCATCGGCGATTTCGCGTTCGTGTCGGGCTGCAGCTCGCACGCGGCGCGGGTCGCGACGATCCGCAAGGTGTTCGAGCAGTACGGCACGATGATCGACACGCACACTGCCGACGGCGTCAAGGTCGCGTGGGACTGCGCCGGCAGCGTGCCAGCGGGCGTGCCGCTGCTGGTGCTCGAAACCGCATTGCCGGCGAAGTTTGCCGAAACGATCCGTGAAGCGCTCGGGCGCGAGCCGGAGCGGCCGGCCGAGCTCGAAGGCATCGAGAATCTGCCGCAGCGCGTCGAACTCATGGCGCCAGACGTCGAGGCGGTCAAGCGCTTCATCGCCGAACGCGTGTAG